A window from Gossypium raimondii isolate GPD5lz chromosome 7, ASM2569854v1, whole genome shotgun sequence encodes these proteins:
- the LOC105793465 gene encoding vicilin-like seed storage protein At2g28490, giving the protein MGKGVSFLLLALVLCYGVTVAMGYRGEKQWRKERERREEEMEPEEEEESESRKSWFLMPKSRPVMTTDAGEMRLVRSPGGRIVDKPLHMGFITMEPQSLFIPQYLDSSLILFVRTGEARVGCIYKDEMVERRLKIGDVYHIPAGSTFYILNPGEGQRLHIICSIDPSESLNLDTFQSFFIGGGTHPTSVLAGFGPETLSTAFNVSMSKLEEIMRGQQEGPIVHVTKFHAPSIWTKLSQLQEQDRLKQVKRMIQGEADEEEKEWSWWKLFGMFSGNERRVFGDKAPDSYNIYKRKADFKNDYGWSVAVDGSVYKPFKHSGTGVFLVNLTAGSMMAPHVNPRATEYGIVLRGTGRIQIVYPNGTLAMDARVREGDMFWVPRYFAFCQIASRSSPFEFFGFTTTSDKNRPQFLVGANSLLHTFNTPELAAAFGVTEERMRRFINAQKEAVILPSASAAPPDEDLKEREEKSEDGGPKVIRNFGDQMIMGFD; this is encoded by the exons ATGGGAAAAGGAGTGAGCTTTTTGCTTCTAGCACTTGTTCTCTGCTATGGGGTCACAGTGGCAATGGGTTACAGAGGCGAGAAACAATggaggaaagaaagagaaaggagGGAAGAGGAGATGGAacctgaagaagaagaagaaagtgaaAGTAGAAAGAGTTGGTTCTTGATGCCAAAATCAAGGCCCGTGATGACAACTGATGCTGGAGAAATGAGGCTGGTGAGAAGCCCTGGAGGGAGGATCGTTGATAAACCGTTGCACATGGGATTCATTACAATGGAGCCTCAGTCCCTTTTCATCCCCCAGTATCTTGATTCCAGTTTGATCCTTTTCGTTCGTACAG GGGAAGCCAGGGTTGGGTGCATTTACAAAGATGAGATGGTGGAGAGACGATTGAAGATAGGGGATGTGTATCATATACCTGCTGGGTcaacattttacattttgaaCCCAGGTGAGGGGCAGAGGCTTCACATCATCTGCAGCATTGATCCCTCAGAGAGTTTGAATTTGGATACTTTCCAG TCTTTCTTCATTGGCGGAGGAACCCATCCAACATCTGTCCTTGCTGGTTTTGGTCCTGAAACTCTTTCTACAGCCTTCAAT GTGTCGATGTCGAAATTGGAGGAAATAATGAGAGGGCAACAAGAGGGTCCAATTGTGCATGTGACCAAGTTTCATGCACCAAGCATTTGGACAAAGTTGTCTCAACTTCAAGAGCAAGATAGGCTAAAGCAGGTGAAGAGAATGATCCAGGGAGAAGCtgatgaagaagagaaagagtGGTCATGGTGGAAACTGTTTGGTATGTTTTCTGGGAATGAAAGAAGAGTTTTCGGGGATAAAGCCCCCGACTCATACAACATCTACAAGAGAAAAGCCGATTTCAAGAACGACTATGGATGGAGTGTTGCAGTGGATGGATCCGTTTATAAACCTTTCAAACACTCTGGCACCGGCGTTTTCCTTGTCAATCTCACTGCG GGATCAATGATGGCTCCACATGTGAATCCCAGAGCAACTGAATACGGCATTGTGTTAAGGGGAACAGGTAGAATCCAGATTGTGTATCCAAATGGAACATTAGCCATGGATGCGAGGGTAAGAGAAGGGGATATGTTTTGGGTACCAAGGTACTTCGCATTCTGTCAAATAGCATCACGATCAAGCCCTTTCGAGTTCTTTGGGTTCACAACAACATCAGACAAGAACCGGCCTCAGTTCCTAGTGGGTGCAAACTCCCTGCTGCACACCTTCAACACCCCAGAGCTGGCGGCTGCATTTGGTGTGACGGAGGAGAGGATGAGGCGTTTCATCAATGCACAAAAGGAAGCAGTTATCCTGCCATCAGCATCAGCAGCACCGCCTGACGAGGATTTGAAGGAGAGGGAAGAGAAATCTGAGGATGGAGGCCCAAAGGTGATAAGGAACTTTGGGGATCAAATGATTATGGGTtttgattaa
- the LOC105793473 gene encoding protein disulfide-isomerase 5-1: MKNDCRFALLLLFLTSVTLHTKAEVITLTPDTFSDKVKEKDTAWFVKFCVPWCKHCKNLGTLWDELGKAVEGEDEIEIGEVDCSVSKPVCTKVDIHSYPTFKLFYDGEEVAKYQGKRDVESLKAFALEEAEKAAEKAQLDTDKEL; the protein is encoded by the exons ATGAAAAACGACTGTCGTTTCGCTCTCCTCCTCCTTTTCTTGACTTCAGTTACCCTTCACACAAAAGCGGAAGTCATAACCCTAACTCCCGACACCTTCTCCGACAAG gTAAAGGAGAAAGACACGGCCTGGTTCGTGAAATTTTGTGTTCCTTGGTGTAAACATTG taaAAACTTGGGGACGTTGTGGGATGAGTTAGGAAAGGCAGTGGAAGGAGAAGACGAAATAGAGATTGGAGAAGTTGATTGCAGTGTAAGCAAACCTGTATGCACTAAAGTAGACATCCATTCATATCCCACGTTTAAGCTCTTTTATGATGGCGAAGAAGTTGCTAAATATCAAG GGAAAAGGGATGTAGAATCGCTAAAAGCATTTGCTTTGGAAGAAGCAGAAAAGGCAGCAGAAAAAGCACAGCTAGACACTGATAAAGAGTTATAA
- the LOC105793487 gene encoding NADPH-dependent diflavin oxidoreductase 1 isoform X1 has protein sequence MEMKSMTLLILYATQTGNALDVAERIAREAERRACTVVISSTDDYDANSLPAEDTVIFVVSTTGQGDTPDSMKVFWRFLLQRNLGSHWLEGIHYAVFGLGDSGYQKYNFVAKKLDKRLSDLGATAVVERGLGDDQHPSGYEAALDPWLSSLWSRLNEIKPHFFPKGPDFLVSNEELIGLPKVQVTYHNVNDMDSRLSTATDFKYLQMQIGRARSMSSGKVPHEKSKPDAFLKMVKNFPLTRASHEKDVRHFEFEFVSQVIKYEIGDVLEVLPSQSPAAVDSFIQRCNLDPESLITVHPREMENRHIDNNVNTLDVPIKLRTFVELTMDVTSASPRRYFFEVMSFFATAEHEKERLQYFASPEGRDDLYQYNQKERRTVVEVLEDFPSVQMPFEWFVQLVPPLKNRAFSISSSPLAHPTQVHLTVDVVSWTTPFKRKRQGLCSTWLASLDPEQSIYIPVWFHKGLLPPPPPSLPLIVIGPGTGCAPFRGFVEERAVQSQCSTIAPTLLFFGCRNENNDFLYRDFWLSHSENDGVLSEAKGGGFYAAFSRDQPQKVYVQHKMQEQSERIWNLLCEGAAIYVAGSSTKMPSDVMVAFEEIISKESGAPRESAVRWLRSLEKAGKYHVEAWS, from the exons ATGGAGATGAAGTCGATGACACTACTCATACTATACGCAACTCAGACGGGAAACGCATTAGATGTAGCCGAGCGTATTGCACGAGAAGCTGAGCGAAGAGCCTGCACCGTCGTTATTAGTTCAACCGACGATTATGATGCT AATTCGTTGCCTGCTGAAGACACTgtcatttttgttgtttctaCCACAGGCCAAGGGGATACTCCAGATTCTATGAAG GTATTTTGGAGGTTTCTTCTGCAAAGAAATCTTGGCAGCCATTGGTTGGAAGGAATTCACTATGCAGTGTTTGGATTAGGAGATTCAGGGTACCAAAAATATAAT TTTGTTGCAAAGAAGCTTGATAAAAGACTTTCAGACCTTGGGGCTACAGCTGTTGTTGAGAGAGGTTTGGGAGATGATCAGCATCCTTCAGG GTATGAAGCTGCTTTGGATCCTTGGTTATCATCATTGTGGAGTAGGTTAAATGAGATCAAGCCCCATTTCTTTCCAAAAGGTCCAGATTTTTTGGTTTCAAATGAGGAATTAATTGGCCTACCGAAAGTTCAAGTCACTTATCATAATGTCAATGACATGGATTCCCGATTATCAACTGCAACAG ATTTTAAATACCTTCAGATGCAAATTGGGAGGGCTCGTTCAATGTCTTCCGGAAAAGTTCCTCATGAGAAGAGCAAGCCTGATGCCTTTCTCAAAATG GTGAAAAATTTCCCATTGACCAGAGCAAGCCACGAAAAAGATGTGCGTCactttgaatttgaatttgtttcTCAG GTGATTAAGTATGAAATTGGTGATGTTCTAGAGGTTCTCCCTTCACAGAGTCCTGCAGCAGTTGATTCTTTCATACAGCGCTGTAATTTGGATCCTGAATCATTAATAACA GTCCATCCTAGAGAAATGGAAAACCGCCATATTGATAACAATGTAAATACTTTGGATGTACCCATTAAATTAAGAACTTTTGTGGAACTGACAATGGATGTCACATCTGCTTCTCCCAGGCGCTATTTCTTCGAG GTGATGAGCTTCTTTGCCACTGCTGAACATGAGAAAGAAAGACTTCAGTATTTTGCTTCACCTGAAGGAAGAGATGATCTTTATCAGTACAACCAGAAGGAAAGAAGAACTGTTGTGGAG GTATTGGAGGATTTCCCTTCTGTGCAAATGCCATTTGAGTGGTTTGTGCAATTGGTTCCACCACTGAAAAACAGAGCTTTCTCCATTTCTTCTTCCCCTTTGGCTCACCCAACTCAAGTGCATTTGACTGTGGATGTCGTGTCATGGACAACACCTTTCAAGCGGAAAAGACAAGGCCTCTGCTCAACATGGCTGGCCAGTCTCGATCCTGAACAAA GTATATACATCCCAGTATGGTTTCATAAGGGTTTGCTGCCTCCCCCACCACCTTCGCTTCCCCTCATTGTCATTGGTCCTGGAACTGGTTGTGCACCTTTTCGTGGATTTGTGGAGGAAAGAGCTGTACAGAGTCAATGTAGTACGATTGCTCCAACTCTTCTCTTCTTTGGTTGCCGTAATGAGAATAATGACTTTCTGTATAGAGATTTTTGGTTGTCCCATTCAGAAAATGACGGAGTGCTTTCAGAAGCCAAGGGTGGTGGGTTTTATGCTGCCTTCTCGAGAGACCAACCCCAGAAGGTTTATGTCCAACATAAAATGCAGGAACAAAGTGAAAGGATTTGGAATTTGCTGTGTGAGGGAGCGGCCATCTATGTTGCAGGGTCTTCAACAAAAATGCCATCAGATGTGATGGTAGCCTTTGAGGAGATTATATCTAAGGAAAGTGGGGCTCCGAGGGAATCTGCGGTGAGATGGCTGAGGTCCTTAGAAAAAGCTGGTAAATATCATGTTGAAGCTTGGTCATGA
- the LOC105793487 gene encoding NADPH-dependent diflavin oxidoreductase 1 isoform X3, which yields MSHLLLPGAISSRQDLVMSFFATAEHEKERLQYFASPEGRDDLYQYNQKERRTVVEVLEDFPSVQMPFEWFVQLVPPLKNRAFSISSSPLAHPTQVHLTVDVVSWTTPFKRKRQGLCSTWLASLDPEQSIYIPVWFHKGLLPPPPPSLPLIVIGPGTGCAPFRGFVEERAVQSQCSTIAPTLLFFGCRNENNDFLYRDFWLSHSENDGVLSEAKGGGFYAAFSRDQPQKVYVQHKMQEQSERIWNLLCEGAAIYVAGSSTKMPSDVMVAFEEIISKESGAPRESAVRWLRSLEKAGKYHVEAWS from the exons ATGTCACATCTGCTTCTCCCAGGCGCTATTTCTTCGAGGCAAGATCTT GTGATGAGCTTCTTTGCCACTGCTGAACATGAGAAAGAAAGACTTCAGTATTTTGCTTCACCTGAAGGAAGAGATGATCTTTATCAGTACAACCAGAAGGAAAGAAGAACTGTTGTGGAG GTATTGGAGGATTTCCCTTCTGTGCAAATGCCATTTGAGTGGTTTGTGCAATTGGTTCCACCACTGAAAAACAGAGCTTTCTCCATTTCTTCTTCCCCTTTGGCTCACCCAACTCAAGTGCATTTGACTGTGGATGTCGTGTCATGGACAACACCTTTCAAGCGGAAAAGACAAGGCCTCTGCTCAACATGGCTGGCCAGTCTCGATCCTGAACAAA GTATATACATCCCAGTATGGTTTCATAAGGGTTTGCTGCCTCCCCCACCACCTTCGCTTCCCCTCATTGTCATTGGTCCTGGAACTGGTTGTGCACCTTTTCGTGGATTTGTGGAGGAAAGAGCTGTACAGAGTCAATGTAGTACGATTGCTCCAACTCTTCTCTTCTTTGGTTGCCGTAATGAGAATAATGACTTTCTGTATAGAGATTTTTGGTTGTCCCATTCAGAAAATGACGGAGTGCTTTCAGAAGCCAAGGGTGGTGGGTTTTATGCTGCCTTCTCGAGAGACCAACCCCAGAAGGTTTATGTCCAACATAAAATGCAGGAACAAAGTGAAAGGATTTGGAATTTGCTGTGTGAGGGAGCGGCCATCTATGTTGCAGGGTCTTCAACAAAAATGCCATCAGATGTGATGGTAGCCTTTGAGGAGATTATATCTAAGGAAAGTGGGGCTCCGAGGGAATCTGCGGTGAGATGGCTGAGGTCCTTAGAAAAAGCTGGTAAATATCATGTTGAAGCTTGGTCATGA
- the LOC105762131 gene encoding uncharacterized protein LOC105762131 encodes MALTFIVFGDDIHWASVGLLDVCLQSKRSFFILGLTPLTSLIPASHRRGSLVGLAIPSTNIACDLIPARLIISEAVEYDGRKNLTRSYFQYPPPGFPSVSPHRPSSIPTDLERVYIRGKGSVKDSVKEEKLKDKPGFEHLNEPLHVLVEAELPKDVINSRLDYVVAILENLLKPVDESLDNYKKQQLRELALLNGTLREESPRMSPTMSPSMSPFNGTGMKRANYFSQKPLI; translated from the exons ATGGCATTGACATTCATTGTCTTTGGTGATGACATTCACTGGGCCTCTGTTGGCTTGTTGGACGTGTGTCTGCAGAGCAAGCGGTCTTTTTTTATCCTGGGATTGACTCCTCTAACGAGCCTCATACCTGCTAGTCATAGGCGAGGGTCTCTTGTAGGGCTCGCGATCCCTTCTACGAACATAGCTTGCGACCTTATTCCTGCGAGGCTTAT AATCAGTGAAGCTGTTGAATATGATGGGAGAAAGAATCTTACCAGGAGTTATTTTCAATACCCTCCACCTGGTTTTCCTTCTGTTTCTCCTCATAGACCTTCATCTATTCCTACAGATCTTGAAAG GGTGTACATAAGAGGCAAAGGTTCTGTCAAGGATTCTGTTAAG GAAGAGAAACTAAAAGATAAACCTGGATTCGAACACCTTAATGAGCCATTGCATGTGTTGGTGGAGGCTGAACTTCCCAAAGATGTGATAAATTCTCGTTTGGACTACGTTGTTGCCATACTAGAAAATCTTCTGAAACCTGTG GATGAATCTTTGGATAACTATAAGAAACAACAGCTTAGGGAGTTGGCTTTACTAAATGGTACATTAAGGGAAGAGAGTCCGAGAATGAGCCCGACTATGAGCCCTAGTATGTCGCCCTTTAACGGTACTGGAATGAAACGAGCCAATTATTTTAGCCAAAAACCTCTAATATAG
- the LOC105793487 gene encoding NADPH-dependent diflavin oxidoreductase 1 isoform X2, with translation MYEAALDPWLSSLWSRLNEIKPHFFPKGPDFLVSNEELIGLPKVQVTYHNVNDMDSRLSTATDFKYLQMQIGRARSMSSGKVPHEKSKPDAFLKMVKNFPLTRASHEKDVRHFEFEFVSQVIKYEIGDVLEVLPSQSPAAVDSFIQRCNLDPESLITVHPREMENRHIDNNVNTLDVPIKLRTFVELTMDVTSASPRRYFFEVMSFFATAEHEKERLQYFASPEGRDDLYQYNQKERRTVVEVLEDFPSVQMPFEWFVQLVPPLKNRAFSISSSPLAHPTQVHLTVDVVSWTTPFKRKRQGLCSTWLASLDPEQSIYIPVWFHKGLLPPPPPSLPLIVIGPGTGCAPFRGFVEERAVQSQCSTIAPTLLFFGCRNENNDFLYRDFWLSHSENDGVLSEAKGGGFYAAFSRDQPQKVYVQHKMQEQSERIWNLLCEGAAIYVAGSSTKMPSDVMVAFEEIISKESGAPRESAVRWLRSLEKAGKYHVEAWS, from the exons AT GTATGAAGCTGCTTTGGATCCTTGGTTATCATCATTGTGGAGTAGGTTAAATGAGATCAAGCCCCATTTCTTTCCAAAAGGTCCAGATTTTTTGGTTTCAAATGAGGAATTAATTGGCCTACCGAAAGTTCAAGTCACTTATCATAATGTCAATGACATGGATTCCCGATTATCAACTGCAACAG ATTTTAAATACCTTCAGATGCAAATTGGGAGGGCTCGTTCAATGTCTTCCGGAAAAGTTCCTCATGAGAAGAGCAAGCCTGATGCCTTTCTCAAAATG GTGAAAAATTTCCCATTGACCAGAGCAAGCCACGAAAAAGATGTGCGTCactttgaatttgaatttgtttcTCAG GTGATTAAGTATGAAATTGGTGATGTTCTAGAGGTTCTCCCTTCACAGAGTCCTGCAGCAGTTGATTCTTTCATACAGCGCTGTAATTTGGATCCTGAATCATTAATAACA GTCCATCCTAGAGAAATGGAAAACCGCCATATTGATAACAATGTAAATACTTTGGATGTACCCATTAAATTAAGAACTTTTGTGGAACTGACAATGGATGTCACATCTGCTTCTCCCAGGCGCTATTTCTTCGAG GTGATGAGCTTCTTTGCCACTGCTGAACATGAGAAAGAAAGACTTCAGTATTTTGCTTCACCTGAAGGAAGAGATGATCTTTATCAGTACAACCAGAAGGAAAGAAGAACTGTTGTGGAG GTATTGGAGGATTTCCCTTCTGTGCAAATGCCATTTGAGTGGTTTGTGCAATTGGTTCCACCACTGAAAAACAGAGCTTTCTCCATTTCTTCTTCCCCTTTGGCTCACCCAACTCAAGTGCATTTGACTGTGGATGTCGTGTCATGGACAACACCTTTCAAGCGGAAAAGACAAGGCCTCTGCTCAACATGGCTGGCCAGTCTCGATCCTGAACAAA GTATATACATCCCAGTATGGTTTCATAAGGGTTTGCTGCCTCCCCCACCACCTTCGCTTCCCCTCATTGTCATTGGTCCTGGAACTGGTTGTGCACCTTTTCGTGGATTTGTGGAGGAAAGAGCTGTACAGAGTCAATGTAGTACGATTGCTCCAACTCTTCTCTTCTTTGGTTGCCGTAATGAGAATAATGACTTTCTGTATAGAGATTTTTGGTTGTCCCATTCAGAAAATGACGGAGTGCTTTCAGAAGCCAAGGGTGGTGGGTTTTATGCTGCCTTCTCGAGAGACCAACCCCAGAAGGTTTATGTCCAACATAAAATGCAGGAACAAAGTGAAAGGATTTGGAATTTGCTGTGTGAGGGAGCGGCCATCTATGTTGCAGGGTCTTCAACAAAAATGCCATCAGATGTGATGGTAGCCTTTGAGGAGATTATATCTAAGGAAAGTGGGGCTCCGAGGGAATCTGCGGTGAGATGGCTGAGGTCCTTAGAAAAAGCTGGTAAATATCATGTTGAAGCTTGGTCATGA